A genomic region of Bactrocera dorsalis isolate Fly_Bdor chromosome 3, ASM2337382v1, whole genome shotgun sequence contains the following coding sequences:
- the LOC105226717 gene encoding uncharacterized protein LOC105226717: MFKLWLKLELLLALSSVFADPCTITIPSDLPTPQPVILIQEALFRPTNVVTEVQENEEITLHCAGSSNLVVALKQQTATLKCQNGQFYSEEKDQEYALADLKCTHVPTSELLVTENSCAEGAGVFYEVGFQVNDVFQSVFTICYDSENENALYSRSLVNGAAQSFKINDSTRRAFRADGMRFSTTATNTLYTNKNQVSRFKTLFGTDQTFINSTSFLARGHLAPDADFVFSYEQLATYYYANCAPEWQVVNAGNWVRVENAVRKLASSYGSDLLTFTSTLDVLELENPSNNKLIDIYLDKTEVIAAPKWYYKVVMHPNLPIDIVFVTLNNPFANVGSEVEFCTNVCEKYDLSSSYYEEASRGYTFCCELNDFWANVMGDSTPYYDLPDGWSYKN; the protein is encoded by the exons ATGTTTAAATTGTGGTTGAAGCTTGAGCTATTATTGGCATTGAGCAGTGTTTTCG CCGATCCCTGCACGATCACCATACCAAGCGACTTGCCTACCCCACAGCCGGTTATTCTGATACAAGAAGCACTCTTTCGCCCAACTAATGTAGTGACCGAAGTGCAGGAGAATGAGGAGATAACGTTGCATTGCGCCGGTAGTAGTAATCTAGTAGTGGCATTAAAGCAGCAGACAGCCACGCTGAAATGCCAAAATGGTCAATTCTACAGCGAAGAGAAGGATCAGGAATACGCGCTTGCAGATTTGAAATGTACACATGTACCCACATCTGAGCTGTTGGTAACCGAAAATTCGTGTGCCGAAGGCGCCGGTGTCTTCTACGAAGTCGGCTTTCAAGTGAACGATGTTTTCCAAAGCGTCTTCACGATCTGTTACGACAGCGAAAACGAAAATGCGCTATATTCGCGCAGTCTCGTTAATGGCGCTGCGCAGAGTT tTAAGATAAACGATAGCACGCGTCGCGCCTTCCGTGCGGATGGCATGCGTTTTAGCACCACTGCCACAAATACTTTATACACGAACAAAAATCAAGTTTCGCGTTTCAAAACACTTTTTGGCACTGACCAAACTTTTATAAACAGCACAAGCTTCTTGGCGCGTGGTCACCTGGCACCAGATGCTGATTTCGTCTTCAGTTACGAGCAGTTAGCCACTTACTATTATGCGAATTGCGCTCCGGAGTGGCAGGTTGTGAACGCCGGCAATTGGGTACGTGTGGAGAATGCGGTGCGCAAGCTGGCCTCCTCGTACGGTTCGGATTTATTGACCTTTACCAGCACTTTGGATGTGTTAGAGCTGGAAAATCCGTCGAATAATAAATTGATTGACATTTATTTGGATAAAACTGAAGTGATCGCTGCTCCCAAGTGGTACTATAAAGTGGTGATGCATCCTAATTTGCCGATTGATATCGTCTTTGTCACGCTGAATAATCCGTTCGCAAATGTTGGTAGCGAAGTGGAGTTTTGTACTAACGTTTGCGAGAAATATGATTTGAGCTCCAGCTACTATGAGGAAGCTAGCCGTGGTTATACTTTCTGTTGCGAGTTGAACGATTTTTGGGCAAACGTTATGGGTGACAGCACTCCATATTACGATCTACCAGATGGCTggagttataaaaattaa